Proteins co-encoded in one uncultured Draconibacterium sp. genomic window:
- a CDS encoding NAD-dependent deacylase: MNSTKLTKSLVDKLWQASHLIRKSRYAVAFTGAGISVESGIPPFRGENGLWNTTHPIFLEIEYFQKKPLQSWKKIKEIFYDSLGDAKPNIAHIMLAKMEERSFVETVITQNIDHLHQKAGSKYVYELHGTYKQLICTECSTEYDMSFANLNYLPPTCFVCKGILKPDMVFFNEPIPSFAKKRSFEEAAKADVLLIIGTNAEVLPAAEIPMVAKKNGAKIIEINIEPSHFTDTVTDIFLQMKATEAMGELGRLLYL; encoded by the coding sequence ATGAATTCTACGAAACTAACAAAATCACTGGTCGACAAACTCTGGCAGGCTTCACACCTTATCCGAAAATCGAGATATGCCGTGGCGTTTACCGGTGCCGGTATTTCTGTTGAAAGTGGAATCCCGCCTTTCCGGGGCGAAAATGGCTTATGGAACACTACCCATCCTATTTTTCTTGAAATTGAATATTTTCAGAAAAAACCACTTCAGTCGTGGAAAAAAATAAAGGAAATATTTTACGACAGTTTGGGCGATGCCAAGCCCAATATTGCACATATTATGCTGGCAAAAATGGAAGAGCGAAGTTTTGTTGAAACCGTTATTACGCAAAATATCGACCACCTTCACCAAAAAGCCGGAAGTAAGTATGTTTACGAACTTCACGGCACCTATAAACAGTTAATTTGTACCGAATGCAGCACGGAATACGACATGAGTTTTGCCAACCTGAATTACCTCCCTCCCACTTGTTTTGTATGCAAAGGCATTTTAAAACCCGATATGGTTTTTTTTAACGAACCTATTCCGTCTTTTGCAAAGAAACGTTCGTTCGAAGAAGCAGCAAAAGCCGATGTTCTGCTGATAATTGGAACAAATGCCGAAGTTTTACCAGCTGCTGAAATTCCGATGGTAGCCAAAAAGAATGGCGCAAAAATCATTGAGATAAATATAGAACCATCGCATTTCACCGATACGGTTACCGATATCTTCCTGCAAATGAAAGCCACCGAAGCTATGGGCGAATTGGGCCGCTTATTATATCTTTAA
- a CDS encoding phosphate acyltransferase, whose product MSINNFTELLEVVKRQPPKRVVAVNGVDVSTLEAMHDAVELGFVIPIITGDRSIIEESCKKLGIDSSDYQIYDAKSIREATDIAVELIHEDKADVLMKGMLSTDKFMRALLRKENNLIPAKGTLSHVSVMDNPNYHKLLVFSDAAVLPYPDLKQKILMTNYLICTAKSLGVEQPKVAVIAPTEQIIISIQSCMDGATIAKMSEHGQIEGGLVDGPMALDVAINADSAEVKGFTSPVAGDADCLLFPNIDAANVFYKTNSKLAKAEMAGIVAGAKVPAVVSSRGDSRKTKLNSVALASIVSYNASIC is encoded by the coding sequence ATGAGTATAAACAATTTTACAGAACTTCTTGAAGTCGTAAAAAGGCAACCTCCTAAGCGCGTTGTGGCTGTTAACGGTGTTGATGTAAGTACGCTGGAAGCCATGCATGATGCAGTTGAGTTGGGGTTTGTAATACCGATAATAACCGGTGACAGATCGATTATTGAAGAATCGTGCAAGAAGTTGGGGATTGATAGCTCGGATTATCAAATCTATGATGCCAAATCAATTCGCGAAGCTACTGACATTGCCGTGGAGCTTATTCATGAAGACAAGGCCGATGTGTTGATGAAAGGAATGCTATCAACCGATAAGTTTATGCGTGCATTGCTAAGGAAAGAGAACAACCTTATTCCTGCAAAAGGAACCTTAAGCCACGTTTCGGTAATGGATAACCCGAATTACCATAAACTGCTCGTATTTAGCGATGCAGCAGTGTTGCCTTATCCTGATCTGAAACAAAAAATATTAATGACCAATTACCTCATTTGTACGGCAAAATCGTTGGGGGTTGAACAGCCAAAAGTTGCAGTAATTGCACCTACCGAGCAGATAATTATTTCTATTCAGTCGTGTATGGATGGAGCTACAATTGCAAAAATGTCGGAGCATGGCCAAATTGAAGGAGGTTTGGTTGACGGCCCCATGGCACTTGATGTTGCTATTAACGCCGATTCGGCCGAAGTAAAAGGTTTTACCTCGCCGGTTGCAGGCGATGCTGATTGTTTGCTTTTTCCAAATATTGATGCGGCTAACGTTTTCTACAAAACAAATTCAAAACTGGCTAAGGCAGAAATGGCGGGAATAGTTGCCGGAGCGAAAGTGCCAGCAGTGGTTTCATCGCGCGGAGATAGCCGTAAAACAAAATTAAATTCAGTTGCACTTGCTTCTATCGTAAGTTACAACGCAAGTATATGTTAA
- a CDS encoding GNAT family N-acetyltransferase: protein MAIKKLDSIFRPKRIALVGVSNTPDSVGGITLRNLVGGGFNGVVYPVNPRREAVFGIPCYPDVKSLPKTPDLAVIMTAAETVPQLVRDCGEAGIHGVIIMSAGFKEIGDNGKKLEEQVKVEKARFPDMRIVGPNCLGILVPGLNMNVSFAQTMPKKGHVAFISQSGALCTSVLDWAYESNIGFSNFVSIGNSMDVSFGDLIDYFGQDPNTKSIVLYVESIANARTFMSAARAFSREKPIIVYKSGRYPESAAAAASHTGAMASEDSVYDAVFRRAGLARVFEFGNIFDFTDLVGRKRIPKGNRLAIVTNAGGPGVMATDSLLSMGGSLVKLTEETMQKLNDYLPSFWSHGNPVDVLGDATPERFAKAAEIVLGDKEVDAVLVLLTPQAMTDPTATAQAIANMSKNTTKSIMTSWLGGAAMHEGIQILNQNGISNYPAPEQAIRAFMTLSDYSENQQILYETPREVPVSFQYDRNVLRQKYLTQVFPKAKVLNEDDSKMLVNDYGIDTTHPTPAANEDEAGKIAEEKGYPVVLKIYSPDIIHKSDVGGVALNIENEEMVRATFRNMVKTAAEKRPEAKIEGVTVQKMVDTRDGIELIVGTKKDPVFGTVMLVGMGGTTAELFKDQRLEFPPLNEHLARQMLKSLKLYPLLKGWRGDAPKNIDKLIEVLIRMSYLAADYPEIEELDINPLIVTPEDVIALDARIVVDEELLTNPVKEYSHLIMRPYPESLIKEATLRDGTPITLRPIRPEDEPMWLELLGSCSKESIYHRFRYDFYFDSHEVASQFCFIDYDREIAIVAEHEKEDGNKELIGVGRLIADPDVEIMEYAVLITDKWQKKELGLTLTSYCLEIAKARDIKKLAAETTRDNKPMISVFRKLNFKIRFNEDTTVSVNKDLEQE from the coding sequence ATGGCCATAAAAAAACTCGATAGCATTTTCCGACCAAAACGAATTGCCCTGGTTGGTGTTTCAAATACCCCCGACAGTGTTGGAGGAATCACCTTACGAAACTTAGTGGGAGGCGGATTTAACGGTGTGGTTTATCCGGTAAATCCACGTCGCGAGGCAGTCTTTGGAATTCCATGTTACCCCGATGTAAAAAGCCTGCCCAAAACACCCGATTTGGCTGTTATTATGACTGCTGCAGAAACAGTTCCTCAATTGGTTCGCGACTGTGGCGAGGCCGGAATTCATGGGGTAATCATTATGTCGGCAGGGTTTAAGGAAATAGGAGATAATGGTAAAAAACTGGAAGAACAGGTGAAAGTCGAAAAAGCCAGATTCCCCGATATGCGAATCGTAGGCCCCAACTGTCTGGGCATTTTAGTTCCGGGACTAAATATGAATGTAAGTTTTGCTCAAACAATGCCTAAAAAAGGCCACGTTGCATTCATTTCGCAATCGGGCGCGCTGTGTACCTCTGTGCTCGACTGGGCTTACGAATCCAATATTGGCTTTTCCAATTTCGTTTCCATCGGTAATTCAATGGACGTAAGTTTTGGCGATTTGATCGATTATTTTGGACAGGATCCAAATACCAAATCCATTGTGCTTTATGTTGAATCCATAGCCAATGCCCGTACATTTATGTCGGCAGCAAGGGCTTTTTCGCGCGAAAAACCGATTATCGTATACAAATCAGGTCGTTATCCCGAATCAGCTGCCGCTGCCGCATCGCACACCGGGGCAATGGCTTCAGAAGATTCGGTTTACGATGCTGTATTCCGGCGGGCAGGTTTGGCAAGGGTTTTCGAATTTGGAAACATCTTCGATTTTACCGATCTGGTAGGCCGTAAACGTATTCCGAAAGGAAACAGGCTGGCAATTGTTACAAACGCCGGAGGCCCGGGCGTAATGGCAACCGACTCGCTGCTTTCGATGGGAGGAAGTCTGGTAAAACTAACTGAAGAAACCATGCAGAAACTGAACGATTATCTCCCCTCATTCTGGTCGCACGGTAATCCTGTTGATGTGCTAGGAGATGCAACTCCTGAACGATTTGCCAAAGCCGCAGAAATTGTTCTGGGAGATAAAGAGGTTGATGCCGTGTTGGTACTGCTCACGCCACAAGCCATGACTGACCCAACAGCCACAGCTCAAGCCATTGCCAATATGTCGAAAAATACAACAAAGTCGATTATGACATCGTGGTTGGGTGGTGCTGCAATGCACGAAGGCATCCAAATCCTCAACCAAAACGGCATCTCGAATTACCCGGCACCAGAGCAGGCAATCCGGGCATTTATGACACTTTCTGATTATTCCGAAAATCAGCAAATATTGTACGAAACGCCACGCGAAGTTCCGGTTTCGTTCCAGTACGACCGCAACGTACTTCGCCAAAAATACCTTACCCAGGTATTCCCAAAAGCGAAAGTTTTAAACGAGGATGATTCCAAAATGCTGGTGAACGATTACGGTATTGATACCACTCACCCAACTCCGGCGGCTAATGAAGATGAAGCGGGAAAAATTGCCGAAGAAAAAGGTTATCCCGTGGTGCTTAAAATATATTCACCTGATATTATCCATAAATCGGATGTTGGAGGAGTTGCACTGAATATTGAAAACGAAGAAATGGTTCGGGCAACCTTCCGCAACATGGTAAAAACAGCTGCAGAAAAACGACCCGAAGCCAAAATTGAAGGTGTTACCGTACAAAAAATGGTGGATACCAGAGATGGTATCGAACTGATTGTCGGAACAAAAAAGGATCCGGTTTTTGGAACAGTAATGTTAGTTGGCATGGGTGGTACAACCGCCGAACTGTTTAAGGATCAACGTTTAGAATTCCCTCCTTTAAACGAGCACCTGGCCCGCCAAATGCTTAAGTCGCTAAAACTTTATCCGCTGCTGAAAGGCTGGCGCGGAGATGCACCTAAAAACATCGATAAACTTATTGAGGTACTCATCCGCATGTCGTACCTGGCTGCTGATTACCCGGAAATTGAAGAACTGGATATAAATCCCCTTATTGTTACGCCAGAAGATGTAATTGCACTTGATGCCCGGATTGTTGTTGATGAAGAATTGTTGACTAATCCGGTAAAAGAATACTCGCACCTGATAATGCGCCCCTACCCGGAAAGCCTTATAAAGGAAGCGACTTTACGCGATGGAACGCCAATTACACTGCGCCCCATTCGTCCCGAAGACGAGCCTATGTGGCTTGAATTACTGGGAAGTTGTTCAAAAGAATCCATCTACCACCGTTTCCGATACGACTTTTATTTCGATTCGCACGAAGTGGCTTCACAGTTTTGCTTTATTGATTACGACCGCGAAATTGCCATTGTTGCCGAACACGAAAAAGAAGATGGTAACAAAGAGCTAATTGGCGTAGGGCGTTTGATTGCCGACCCCGATGTGGAAATTATGGAATACGCCGTATTAATTACCGACAAGTGGCAAAAGAAAGAGCTTGGATTAACATTGACCAGCTACTGTCTTGAAATTGCTAAAGCGCGCGATATTAAAAAGCTGGCAGCCGAAACCACCCGCGACAATAAACCGATGATATCTGTTTTCCGAAAACTGAATTTTAAGATTCGTTTTAACGAAGACACCACAGTATCGGTAAACAAAGATCTGGAGCAGGAATAA
- the acs gene encoding acetate--CoA ligase — MENKITSLAEYLQKYKESVADPDNFWGKIAESHYWRKKWDQVLDYKFEGDGAPDVNWFVNGKLNITENIFERNMFMRKDQIAIIWEPNDPKEPEIKLTYSELFDKVKQFANGLKKIGVKKGDRVALYLPMVPELAIAMLACARIGAIHSIVFAGFSATALADRINDAEAKVVITSDGGFRGTKSIPLKSIVDEAVEKCPSIKTTVVLKRTEEEIQWIEGRDIWWHDLIAGVDCENKAETMDAEDVLFILYTSGSTGKPKGVVHTTAGYMVYAEYTFKNVFQYSDDDVYWCTADIGWVTGHSYIVYGPLLTGATTIMFEGVPTWPDAGRFWEIVDKYKVNQFYTAPTAIRALVAQGNEWVTKHDLSSLKVLGTVGEPINEEAWRWYHDLVGKGRCPIVDTWWQTETGGIMITPLAGITPTKPSLATLPLPGIQPVLLDHEGNEIKGNSVEGILCMKYPWPGMLRTTWGDHQRCYQTYFASFPGYYLTGDGAKRDEEGYYRIIGRIDDVINVSGHRIGTAEVEDAINQHPKVVESAVVGYPHEIKGAGIYAYVICEDMTDAELDNIESEIKATVNKFIGPIAKPDKIQIVSGLPKTRSGKIMRRILRKIGEGDATNLGDTSTLLDPGVVDQIIDGAKVEVKR; from the coding sequence ATGGAAAATAAAATCACAAGTTTAGCCGAGTACTTGCAGAAGTACAAGGAAAGTGTGGCTGACCCTGATAATTTTTGGGGCAAAATAGCCGAGAGTCATTATTGGCGTAAGAAATGGGATCAGGTTCTCGATTACAAATTTGAAGGGGACGGCGCTCCCGATGTAAATTGGTTTGTAAACGGCAAACTGAACATCACCGAAAATATTTTTGAGCGCAACATGTTTATGCGAAAAGATCAGATTGCGATTATTTGGGAACCCAACGACCCAAAAGAACCGGAGATTAAACTTACCTACAGCGAATTGTTTGATAAGGTAAAACAGTTTGCCAACGGATTAAAAAAGATTGGCGTTAAAAAAGGCGACCGTGTTGCGCTGTACCTGCCCATGGTGCCCGAACTTGCCATTGCAATGCTTGCCTGTGCCCGGATTGGAGCTATTCATTCTATAGTTTTTGCAGGATTCTCGGCAACGGCACTGGCCGACCGTATTAACGATGCAGAGGCAAAAGTTGTAATTACTTCCGACGGTGGGTTTCGTGGCACCAAATCAATACCATTAAAAAGCATCGTCGACGAAGCTGTTGAAAAATGCCCATCGATTAAAACAACCGTCGTTCTAAAACGTACCGAAGAAGAAATTCAATGGATAGAAGGAAGAGATATCTGGTGGCACGATTTGATTGCTGGCGTTGATTGCGAAAACAAAGCAGAAACAATGGATGCTGAGGATGTACTTTTTATCCTTTACACATCAGGCTCTACCGGAAAACCCAAAGGAGTAGTGCACACTACTGCCGGCTACATGGTTTATGCCGAATATACATTCAAAAATGTGTTTCAATACAGCGATGACGATGTTTACTGGTGTACCGCCGATATTGGTTGGGTAACCGGTCACTCGTATATTGTTTATGGCCCATTGTTAACCGGAGCCACTACCATTATGTTCGAGGGTGTTCCGACCTGGCCTGATGCCGGGCGCTTTTGGGAAATTGTAGATAAATACAAAGTCAACCAGTTTTACACCGCACCTACTGCCATTCGAGCACTAGTGGCACAAGGCAACGAATGGGTAACTAAACACGACCTGAGCTCGCTAAAAGTACTAGGGACCGTTGGAGAACCCATCAACGAAGAGGCCTGGCGGTGGTACCACGACCTTGTGGGTAAAGGCCGATGCCCGATTGTAGATACCTGGTGGCAAACCGAAACCGGTGGAATTATGATTACGCCGCTGGCAGGAATTACACCTACCAAACCTTCGCTGGCAACCTTGCCGCTACCGGGAATTCAGCCGGTACTGCTCGATCATGAAGGAAACGAAATAAAAGGTAACAGTGTTGAGGGAATTCTTTGCATGAAATATCCATGGCCGGGTATGTTGCGTACCACCTGGGGCGATCATCAACGATGCTACCAGACTTACTTTGCATCTTTCCCGGGATATTATCTCACGGGAGACGGCGCCAAACGCGATGAAGAAGGCTACTACCGCATTATCGGACGCATCGACGATGTTATTAACGTTTCAGGACACCGCATTGGTACTGCCGAAGTGGAAGATGCCATTAACCAACACCCCAAAGTCGTTGAATCGGCTGTAGTTGGCTATCCGCACGAAATTAAAGGAGCCGGTATTTACGCCTACGTTATTTGTGAAGATATGACCGATGCTGAACTGGATAATATTGAATCGGAAATAAAGGCCACCGTAAATAAATTCATCGGCCCTATTGCCAAACCCGATAAGATCCAGATTGTGAGCGGTCTGCCAAAAACAAGGTCTGGGAAAATTATGCGGCGTATTCTGCGTAAAATCGGAGAAGGCGATGCTACCAACCTTGGTGACACCTCTACTTTACTTGATCCGGGCGTAGTTGATCAAATTATCGACGGAGCAAAAGTTGAAGTAAAACGATAA
- the buk gene encoding butyrate kinase, with the protein MHQVLAINPGSTSTKFAVYNEKECVFTKTIRHPLEQLLRYKNIIDQFAFRKGLIIDALVEEGIEVDAIKYIIGRGGLTYPLESGVYKVNNLMLDHLRQGVMGHHASNLGAMLADYIALQIPNAKAFIADPVVTDEMDEVARFAGHPRFKRQSIFHALNQKATARLHAKKMGKNYDEMCLIIAHLGGGISVGAHKKGRVIDVNNALDGEGAFSPERSGTLPVGQVVDLCFCGKFSQEQIRRMVVGEGGFVAYLGTNDALEVEKRVEKDDEKAKVVQEALFYQVSKMIGEMAVVLEGKVDGIILTGGLAYNKQLETYIRNKTGFISEVFVYPGEDELEALAVNALRVANGEVEAKEYNPVRD; encoded by the coding sequence ATGCATCAGGTTCTAGCTATAAATCCAGGTTCTACCTCCACCAAATTTGCTGTTTATAACGAAAAGGAATGTGTTTTTACCAAAACCATTCGGCATCCGCTTGAGCAGCTACTTCGTTATAAAAATATTATCGATCAGTTTGCTTTTCGAAAAGGTTTAATTATTGATGCTTTGGTTGAAGAAGGCATTGAAGTGGATGCCATAAAATACATAATAGGCAGGGGCGGACTGACCTATCCGTTGGAATCGGGCGTGTACAAAGTAAATAATCTGATGCTCGACCATTTGCGCCAGGGGGTAATGGGGCATCATGCCAGCAATTTGGGAGCTATGCTGGCAGATTATATTGCGCTGCAAATTCCAAATGCAAAAGCTTTTATTGCCGATCCGGTAGTAACCGATGAGATGGATGAAGTGGCGCGTTTTGCGGGTCATCCACGTTTCAAAAGACAGTCGATTTTTCATGCATTAAACCAAAAAGCTACAGCTCGTTTACATGCTAAAAAAATGGGAAAGAACTACGATGAAATGTGTTTAATAATTGCGCATTTAGGTGGTGGTATCTCAGTAGGTGCACATAAAAAAGGTCGTGTTATCGATGTAAATAATGCACTCGATGGGGAAGGGGCTTTTAGCCCGGAACGCTCGGGAACTTTGCCTGTTGGCCAGGTTGTAGATCTTTGTTTTTGCGGAAAGTTTTCGCAGGAGCAAATTCGCCGAATGGTGGTTGGCGAAGGTGGTTTTGTTGCTTACCTGGGCACAAACGACGCTTTGGAAGTGGAGAAACGAGTGGAGAAAGATGACGAAAAAGCAAAGGTAGTTCAGGAAGCTTTGTTTTACCAGGTTTCCAAAATGATCGGAGAAATGGCCGTTGTATTGGAGGGAAAAGTCGACGGAATAATATTAACCGGAGGTTTGGCTTATAATAAACAACTGGAGACCTACATTCGAAATAAAACCGGATTTATTTCCGAGGTGTTTGTTTATCCTGGAGAAGATGAGCTGGAAGCATTGGCTGTTAATGCGCTTCGTGTTGCCAATGGCGAAGTTGAAGCTAAAGAATATAATCCGGTCAGGGATTAA